Genomic window (Deltaproteobacteria bacterium):
TCAACGTTGCGGTCAATGTCGGAAGCGCTGCTATCGACGGGTTCCTGGACGGCCAAACCGATGAAGTTCACATGATTTATTCGGAATTTGTTTCCATGGCGAGGCAAATGCCCACGATAAATCAGCTCGTACCGATCTCCGGTGTCGAGAAGGTCGAGGAAGCTGAGAAGGCAGAGGATGTGGGCTACATTGCGGAACACATCTGTGAGCCCTCGGCAGAAGAGCTCATGGCGGAGATGCTTCCCAAGCAAGTCTATGTCCAGATCTTCAGAGGCTTGCTGGAGACCTCTACGAGCGAGCATGCAGCCCGTATGGCAGCCATGGACAATGCAACCAAGAATTGCATGGATATGATCAGTTCGCTCACCTTGATTTACAACAAGGCCCGCCAGGCAGCCATTACCGCAGAGCTCATGGACATCGTGGGCGGCGCCGAGGCCCTAAAGGGTTAAAATAGGGTTATAGAAGTTCAATAGTATATATGGGAGGTCGAGAGCATGGCAAAAATAGTTAATATGGGAAGAATCACCCAGATCATCGGCAATGTGATCGATGTGGAGTTTCCGGAGGGGCAGCTTCCCCTAATCTACACGGCCCTGTTGATCAGCAATCCGGGAATCAATGACGAA
Coding sequences:
- the atpG gene encoding ATP synthase F1 subunit gamma, whose amino-acid sequence is MATLKDIKRKIVAVKKTQKITKAMNMVAASKLRGAQEKMEAFRPYADKFAEVLGSLSERIEADEEHAPPLLVPRAEVKTIDLVLMTSDRGLCGSFNTNLIIKAEKFLKEKADQGIEARLICMGRKGRDYFRRRKFSIIDQHIGVVGARFGFNVAVNVGSAAIDGFLDGQTDEVHMIYSEFVSMARQMPTINQLVPISGVEKVEEAEKAEDVGYIAEHICEPSAEELMAEMLPKQVYVQIFRGLLETSTSEHAARMAAMDNATKNCMDMISSLTLIYNKARQAAITAELMDIVGGAEALKG